One region of Desmodus rotundus isolate HL8 chromosome 11, HLdesRot8A.1, whole genome shotgun sequence genomic DNA includes:
- the CASP8AP2 gene encoding CASP8-associated protein 2 isoform X6 — protein sequence MAADDDNGDGTSLFDVFSDSPSKSCVPSRNCLDLYEEILTEEGTAKEATYNDLQVKYGKCQLQMKELMKKFKEIQTQNFSLKNENQSLKKNISALIKTARMEISRKDEEISNLHQRLSEFPHFRNNRKTARTSDTVKTKDLTSKSCLLDDCARTDHRNVKCDASKDGHHSTSLPNIEKEVKLHLEKKSTLQLPTSSEKHCTNGIWSRSHYRVGEGSSNEDNRRGKKDVGYSQYSRGTDRIRKDLNGSSGDGEPRNIEASQRLQGRPEKYGKGEPKAESKSSKFKSNTDLDYKNERFGCFWQKETFRERSHTRVESQSDRKLQRQNERLQNANKKELKSQDKEDRKVDQKPKSIVKDHDYWRRSERASLPYSKKDIKSHNSSKYLLEERRGRGDGKRDRGVSNHSFQEGRCSSSLSTSRTHKHIDSKEVNGVHQRENTPLEAERHRTEDKRKREQESKEENRYMRNEKRTPTGHLQKTNKETKETTADLKRQNGLKNDKGEVSLDVSEVPDNKDLAIKAESGTSETKNKDLKLSFMEKLNLTLSPAKKQPIPQDNQHKITNTPQPSDMCDLESLVQDKTVTCVPSVSEHSTEETKLTLLEPKDALGAAASEPRTRIPEMKMEEENSLLVKSVENTMHCDLPICGTETSFSAPVEMEQTESLFPSTEMEQTIHGARAAVPVIMDILQTNVSQNFVLELDTKRNDVLNSCSISEDKEMKEAFSTKVAKSNEGILQPSAGVLPAVLLEVDDPKLEPSVEDTPLVENKSCHLESCLPKETLESSLQHTELTEHRMEIGETNSVYQDENSVLSIDLNHLRPIPEVISPLNSPVRPVAKVLRLESPSRVPLNNNHKDVFPPNSANSTSKSQSDLNKENQKPICKSVKFTEADSHKNSSLDELEEGEIISDSENSKQQKSFEENAKPRVSTETQNRRTSPGSRESTGHLDKDSRETSIKTQQTKRKWNKRQSESSRSSKTEKKDKTMSTSVLEKIVPIIAVPSSIREVMHMLRMIRKHVRKNYMKFKVKFPLKQFHRIIESAILSFTSLIKHLDLSKISKSMTTLQKNLCDVIESKLKQVKKNGIVDRLFEQQLPDMKKKAWKFVDEQLDYLFAKLKKILIKYCDFTNFGSDSDEGKFEKTKKKTQSNCQKRNAVNSCKEMLKEKSSKSEDSIYNRSSLECKKFEEKHQDQNNSNINTVKHDIKKSFNTCFDNIKCSQSEEHSLELKCLNTPKPGKMEGSTIEDTQTSQLAALKSERCFEILTEQQASSLTFNLVSDAQMGEIFKSLLQGSDLLDNNVNCNEKNEWELKTPEKQLLESLKCESIPACTTEELVSDVVSPCPKMISDDNWSLLSSEKVPSLSSGLSLPVHPDVLDESCMFEVSTNIALSKDNVCSSEKSKPCISSILLEDLAVSLTVPSPLKSDGHLSFLKPEVLSSSTPEEVISAHFSEDALLEEEDASEQDIHLALESDNSSSKSSSSWTSRSVTPGFQYHPNLPMHAVIMEKSNDHFIVKIRHTAPSTSTSLTQNMVAGESLASLPRVGKEADDAAEKECISTQDTVFKSVEELKHSSENVDSNKLAHEEQGCMIQTQVPDIYEFLKDASGKVGHSNQVAGECLKLHQVWEPKVPESIAELTSMEDIPQSVEGHLPNTYVDLTKDPVTETKNLGEFIEVAVLNMNQLGCSGSNLNQNVQILDNVQPDTVDAFIDLTQDVSCESKSEDNHPALVVGHLGCQVFCVDEENCKEGKVQVASKPSESMVEEAYIDLTSDSPNSCEVKKDLRSELASTSDSSELPTTLDNAHKKRKNLSNLNHYYQKKQRKETDLTSKEKTKKITPNSSENGEAHRRKASKKKAPAVTKDPSLLKASPGIKDPPAASGISPINLSANNIIKKKGEIIVSWTRNDDREILMECQKSGPSMKTFSYVAAKLNKNSSQVSERFQQLLKLFEKSKCR from the exons ATGGCAGCAGATGATGACAATGGTGATGGAACAAGTTTATTTGATGTCTTCTCTG acaGTCCTTCCAAATCCTGTGTACCATCCAGAAATTGTTTGGATTTATATGAAGAAATTCTTACTGAAGAAGGAACTGCAAAGGAGGCAACATATAATGAT TTGCaagtaaaatatggaaaatgtcAGCTACAAATGAAAGAACTAATGAAAAAGTTTAAGGAAATACAGACACAG AATTTcagcttaaaaaatgaaaaccagtcCCTTAAGAAGAATATTTCAGCACTTATCAAAACTGCTAGAATGGAAATAAGCCGCAAGGATGAAGAAATAAGTAATCTTCATCAAAG aTTGTCTGAGTTTCCACATTTTCGAAATAATCGTAAAACTGCACGGACATCAGATACAGTTAAAACAAAAGATCTTACATCCAAATCTTGCCTTTTGGATGATTGTGCAAGGACTGATCACAGAAATGTGAAATGTGATGCTTCTAAAGATGGACATCATAGCACTTCACTGCCAAATAtcgaaaaggaagtaaaattgcATTTGGAAAAAAAGAGCACTTTGCAATTGCCTACCTCTAGTGAAAAACACTGCACCAATGGCATTTGGTCACGTTCCCATTATCGAGTTGGTGAGGGTAGCTCAAATGAGGAtaacagaagagggaaaaaagatgtTGGATATAGCCAATATAGTAGAGGAACTGATAGAATACGAAAAGACTTAAACGGTAGCAGTGGTGATGGTGAACCAAGGAATATAGAGGCTAGTCAAAGGCTACAGGGACGTCCTGAGAAATATGGTAAAGGTGAACCAAAGGCAGAAAGCAAAAGTTCAAAGTTTAAAAGTAACACAGATTTGGATTATAAAAATGAACGTTTTGGCTGTTTCTGGCAGAAAGAGACCTTTAGAGAGAGATCACATACTCGAGTAGAATCTCAAAGTGACAGAAAACTACAAAGGCAAAATGAAAGAttacaaaatgcaaataaaaaagaacttaaatcacaagacaaagaagacagaaaagttgATCAAAAACCTAAATCAATAGTAAAAGACCATGATTATTGGAGAAGATCTGAACGGGCATCTCTTCCTTATTCCAAGAAAGATATAAAATCTCATAATTCAAGTAAATATCTTctagaagagagaagaggaaggggagatggTAAAAGAGACAGGGGTGTGAGTAATCATAGTTTTCAAGAAGGAAGATGTTCATCCTCTCTTTCAACCAGTAGAACTCATAAACACATTGACTCTAAGGAAGTTAATGGTGTGCACCAACGGGAAAACACACCTTTAGAAGCAGAAAGGCATAGAACTGAAGAtaagaggaaaagagaacaagaaagCAAGGAGGAAAACAGGtatatgagaaatgaaaaaagaacaccTACAGGACATTTGCAGAAGACTAACAAGGAAACTAAGGAAACCACTGCTGATTTAAAGAGACAGAATGGACTGAAAAATGATAAAGGTGAAGTCTCATTAGATGTTTCTGAAGTCCCAGATAACAAAGACCTTGCAATTAAAGCTGAAAGTGGtacaagtgaaacaaaaaacaaagacttaAAATTGAGTTTTATGGAAAAGTTAAACTTAACTCTTTCTCCTGCTAAAAAGCAGCCTATTCCTCAGGATAATCAGCATAAAATAACCAATACTCCCCAACCCAGTGACATGTGTGATTTGGAGTCCTTGGTACAGGATAAAACAGTGACATGTGTTCCCTCTGTGAGTGAACATAGTACTGAGGAAACCAAATTAACGTTATTGGAACCAAAAGATGCTCTTGGAGCAGCAGCATCTGAACCCAGGACTAGAATtccagaaatgaaaatggaagaagaaaatagtTTGTTAGTTAAATCTGTTGAGAATACTATGCATTGTGACTTGCCCATTTGTGGTACAGAGACCTCCTTCTCAGCACCTGTGGAAATGGAACAAACAGAATCTTTGTTTCCATCAACAGAAATGGAGCAAACCATTCATGGTGCAAGGGCAGCAGTTCCAGTGATAATGGACATATTACAGACAAATGTTTCTCAAAACTTTGTCTTGGAATTAGATACCAaaagaaatgatgttttaaattcTTGTAGTATTTCTGAAGATAAGGAAATGAAGGAGGCTTTTTCAACAAAAGTGGCCAAATCCAATGAAGGCATTTTACAGCCTTCAGCTGGTGTTTTGCCTGCAGTCCTTTTAGAAGTTGATGACCCAAAGTTGGAGCCTTCTGTTGAAGATACACCATTGGTTGAGAATAAGTCTTGTCATTTGGAGTCTTGCTTACCTAAAGAGACTCTAGAATCTTCACTCCAGCACACTGAGTTAACAGAGCACAGAATGGAAATTGGTGAAACAAACTCAGTGTATCAGGATGAGAACTCAGTCCTGAGCATTGACCTTAATCACCTGAGACCTATTCCAGAAGTCATTAGTCCTCTGAATAGTCCAGTGAGACCTGTAGCAAAAGTACTTAGACTGGAAAGCCCTTCTCGAGTTCCATTAAATAATAACCATAAAG ATGTGTTTCCACCAAATTCAGCTAATTCTACCTCCAAGAGTCAGTCTGACCTCAACAAGGAAAATCAGAAACCAATTTGCAAATCTGTCAAGTTTACAGAAGCAGACTCCCATAAGAATTCTTCTTTAGATGAATTAGAAGAAGGAGAAATTATAAGTGACAGTGAAAACTCTAAGCAACAAAAAAGTTTTGAAGAAAATGCCAAACCTAGAGTTTCTACTGAAACGCAGAACAGAAGAACTAGCCCAGGAAGTAGGGAAAGTACTGGACATTTGGATAAGGACAGTAGGGAAACATCTATAAAAACTCAGCAGacaaaaaggaaatggaataaaAGACAAAGTGAATCCAGTAGGTCTtcaaaaacagagaagaaagataaaacaatGAGCACCTCTGTCCTGGAAAAAATAGTTCCAATTATTGCTGTACCCTCTTCTATACGAGAGGTTATGCACATGTTACGAATGATAagaaaacatgtaagaaaaaactATATGAAATTCAAGGTAAAATTTCCATTGAAACAATTTCATAGAATTATTGAGTCAGCAATTTTAAGTTTTACATCACTCATTAAACACCTTGACTTATCTAAAATCTCTAAGTCAATGACAACTTTACAGAAGAATCTTTGTGATGTTATAGAATCCAAACTTAAGCAAGTTAAAAAGAATGGCATAGTGGATCGCTTATTTGAACAGCAACTAccagatatgaaaaaaaaagcatggaaATTTGTAGATGAACAACTTGATTATTTGTTTGCAAAGCTTaagaaaatcttaataaaatactGTGATTTCACAAACTTTGGTAGTGACAGTGATGAAGGGAAatttgaaaaaactaaaaagaaaacacaatcaaATTGTCAGAAGAGAAATGCAGTCAACTCCTGCAAAGAAATGTTGAAAGAGAAATCCTCAAAATCAGAAGATTCTATTTATAATAGATCTTCACTGGAATGTAAAAAGTTTGAGGAAAAGCATCAAGACCAAAATAACTCCAATATTAACACAGTAAAGCATgatattaaaaaaagttttaacacTTGCTTTGATAATATTAAGTGCTCTCAATCTGAAGAGCACTCCTTGGAACTAAAATGTCTGAACACCCCAAAGCCAGGAAAAATGGAAGGCAGCACGATAGAGGATACGCAGACTTCTCAGCTTGCAGCTTTGAAGTCAGAACGCTGTTTTGAGATTCTTACTGAACAGCAAGCATCTAGCCTCACTTTTAATTTAGTGAGTGATGCACAGATgggtgaaatatttaaaagtttgttGCAAGGTTCTGATCTTTTGGACAACAATGTTAattgtaatgaaaaaaatgagtggGAGTTAAAGACTCCAGAGAAACAGCTGCTAGAAAGTCTTAAGTGTGAATCTATACCAGCTTGTACAACAGAAGAGCTGGTTTCTGATGTAGTTTCTCCATGTCCTAAAATGATTAGTGATGATAATTGGTCATTATTATCATCTGAGAAAGTTCCATCTCTGTCTTCAGGGCTTTCGTTGCCAGTTCATCCTGATGTACTGGATGAAAGTTGTATGTTCGAAGTGTCCACTAACATAGCGTTAAGTAAAGATAATGTATGTAGTTCAGAAAAGAGCAAGCCCTGCATTTCTTCCATACTTCTTGAAGATCTAGCAGTATCTTTAACAGTGCCATCACCTCTGAAGTCAGATGGTCATCTCAGTTTCTTAAAGCCTGAAGTTTTGTCTAGTTCAACTCCTGAAGAAGTTATTAGTGCCCATTTTAGTGAAGATGCCTTACTTGAGGAAGAAGATGCATCTGAACAAGATATTCACTTAGCTTTGGAGTCTGATAATTCAAGCAGCAAATCCAGTTCATCGTGGACAAGTCGGTCTGTTACTCCAGGCTTTCAGTACCACCCTAATCTACCCATGCATGCTGTCATAATGGAAAAGTCAAATGATCATTTCATTGTAAAAATACGGCACACGGCACCATCTACCTCTACTAGTCTTACACAGAATATGGTGGCTGGTGAGTCTTTGGCATCTTTGCCCAGAGTGGGAAAGGAAGCTGATGATGCAGCAGAGAAGGAATGTATTTCAACTCAGGACACAGTTTTTAAATCTGTGGAGGAATTGAAACATTCCAGTGAAAACGTTGACAGCAACAAATTAGCTCATGAAGAGCAGGGCTGTATGATACAAACACAGGTTCCTGATATATATGAATTCCTTAAAGATGCTTCAGGTAAAGTGGGTCATAGTAATCAAGTGGCTGGTGAATGCTTGAAGTTGCATCAAGTATGGGAACCAAAAGTACCTGAAAGCATTGCAGAATTGACTTCAATGGAAGACATTCCACAATCTGTTGAGGGCCATCTTCCAAACACATACGTAGACCTAACAAAAGATCCAGTCACTGAGACTAAAAACTTGGGGGAGTTCATAGAAGTAGCAGTTTTAAATATGAATCAGTTGGGATGTTCTGGAAGCAATTTAAATCAGAATGTGCAAATCTTAGATAATGTGCAGCCTGATACTGTAGATGCTTTTATTGATTTGACACAAGATGTTTCATGTGAGAGTAAAAGTGAAGATAACCATCCTGCTTTAGTAGTTGGACACTTGGGGTGTCAGGTGTTTTGTGTAGATGAAGAGAACTGTAAGGAAGGAAAGGTGCAAGTGGCAAGCAAGCCTTCAGAAAGCATGGTTGAGGAAGCCTATATTGATTTGACCTCGGACTCTCCTAATTCATGTGAAGTAAAAAAGGATTTAAGATCAGAACTGGCATCAACTTCTGATAGTTCAGAGTTGCCCACAACTTTGGATAATGctcacaaaaagagaaaaaaccttTCTAATCTAAATCATTATTAccagaagaaacagagaaaggaaacagacttaaccagtaaggaaaagacaaagaaaattacCCCAAATTCTAGTGAGAATGGTGAAGCTCACCGAAGAAAAGCCAGTAAGAAAAAGGCCCCTGCAGTGACTAAAGATCCTTCATTGTTAAAGGCAAGCCCAGGCATTAAGGACCCACCAGCAGCATCTGGCATTTCTCCTATAAACCTTTCTGCAAAtaatatcattaaaaagaaaggagaaattataGTTTCGTGGACAAG AAATGATGACCGGGAAATTTTAATGGAGTGTCAGAAAAGTGGGCcatcaatgaaaacattttcttatgtAGCTGCCAAGTTGAATAAAAATTCATCTCAG GTCTCAGAAAGATTCCAGCAGCTATTGAAGCTCTTTGAAAAGTCAAAATGCAG ATAA